A single region of the Plutella xylostella chromosome 26, ilPluXylo3.1, whole genome shotgun sequence genome encodes:
- the LOC105398356 gene encoding octopamine receptor beta-2R, translated as MDLPNGTANATGGHDVDLSYAVMFQLRTAILLLIVIMAVLGNLLVIVSVMRHRKLRVITNYFVVSLAFADILVAVAVMPFNFSVQFYHEWIFGQVICDLWNSSDVYFTSTSILHLCCISVDRYYAIVKPLKYPIKMTKKMAFVMLAATWLSPVTISYAPIFMGWYTTEEHLEFRKYNPRTCDFKVNKPYAVISSSISFWIPCTIMIFTYLAIFKEANRQEKALHARAGNAMLMHRHSREVNDKNGALHINTPTKDKNILRMKREHKAARTLGIIMGAFILCWLPFFLFYLSTSLCGDGCDPPETVTVIMFWTGYFNSALNPIIYAYFNRDFRNAFKNTLACAFCSFCRRSATDLDALDRLDRRGSGQLRVPMASRRASDLTSL; from the exons ATGGATCTTCCCAACGGCACCGCCAACGCGACCGGCGGCCACGATGTGGACCTCTCCTACGCCGTCATGTTCCAGCTGCGAACCGCCATCCTGTTGCTTATCGTCATCATGGCCGTGCTCGGGAACCTGCTGGTCATCGTCAGTGTTATGCGGCATCG GAAGCTCCGCGTCATCACCAACTACTTCGTGGTGTCGCTCGCGTTCGCCGACATCCTGGTGGCCGTCGCCGTCATGCCGTTCAACTTCAGCGTGCAGTTCTACCACGAGTGGATCTTCGGACAG GTGATCTGCGACCTGTGGAACTCGTCAGACGTGTACTTCACGTCGACGTCGATCCTGCACCTGTGCTGCATCTCCGTGGACCGCTACTACGCCATCGTCAAACCGCTGAAGTACCCCATCAAGATGACTAAGAAG ATGGCGTTCGTGATGTTGGCAGCGACCTGGCTGAGCCCGGTGACGATATCCTACGCCCCAATCTTCATGGGCTGGTACACCACCGAGGAACACCTCGAGTTCCGCAAGTACAACCCGAGGACCTGTGACTTCAAGGTCAACAAGCCCTACGCAGTCATATCCAGCTCCATCTCCTTCTGGATCCCGTGCACCATCATGATCTTCACATACCTAGCCATATTCAAAGAGGCGAATAGACAGGAAAAAGCTTTACACGCCAGAGCCGGCAACGCTATGTTGATGCACCGGCATTCCAGAGAGGTAAATGACAAGAATGGAGCGTTGCACATAAACACGCCGACTAAAGACAAGAATATACTAAGGATGAAGCGAGAGCATAAAGCCGCAAGGACTCTTGGTATCATCATGGGTGCTTTCATCCTGTGCTGGCTTCCATTCTTCCTGTTCTACTTATCGACATCCTTGTGTGGTGACGGCTGCGATCCACCTGAAACGGTGACTGTGATTATGTTCTGGACTGGATACTTCAATTCAGCGTTGAACCCAATCATTTATGCGTATTTCAACAGGGACTTCCGTAATGCGTTCAAGAACACTCTGGCTTGTGCGTTCTGTAGCTTTTGCAGGCGAAGTGCGACGGATCTGGACGCTTTAGACCGCCTCGACCGGAGAGGGTCAGGTCAGTTGAGAGTTCCTATGGCCTCTAGACGTGCGTCAGATTTGACGTCTCTTTGA